The nucleotide window GATAAATAATCTAGCAGATGCTTTTGCAATAAATGCTGATCTAAATAATCTATCGGTTGCCATCATTGATGATGTGGTAACTACTGGAAGCACAGTAAATGAATTAGCAAAGCTATGTAAACAAAAAGGCGCACGTCAGGTTGAAATATGGTGTTTGATGCGCGCCCAAGATTAATTAATTCATATCAAAATTATTGGTAGCGATTATTGATGGGTAAATATTTTGCCTCAAGACTAAATAGCGAAAATTTTGTTCCAACATCATACATATCAAGTCCCTCAGCATGCTTTAACCGCCTTGCCAATGAAAGCGACAACGGTAAACCAAGTACTTCAATCGTAACTTTAATTAGCCACATCGTAGCATTGAATATAATTAAATCATGTATTGGCATAGTTCCATAAAATGCTAGAAAGCCAAAAATAAAACTATCAAAACAGGAGGCTACCGCTGTCGAGCCAACAAACCGGAACCACATAAATTTACCCGCAGTTTTAAGTTTTAATTTTGCCATAATGAATGAATTTAATGGCTCTGCACATAAATAGGAAATCGTCGAGGCAATAATAATCCGCGCGTTAAACCCAAGCAGACTATCAAATTTAGCATTAGTCTCCAAAGCATAATCTGGGCTTGGTAAATGAATAATCAATTGCCCATATGCAATAAAAACGAAATTAAACAAAAACCCGACCCAAATTGCACGTCTAGCAAACTTATAGCCATAAACTTCGGTAATCAAGTCGGATAAA belongs to Aquella oligotrophica and includes:
- a CDS encoding queuosine precursor transporter — encoded protein: MQQNSIAQYPRYLWFIQLSYTAVILLANWFDIRMIRLGSLETDAGTLIFPFTFILSDLITEVYGYKFARRAIWVGFLFNFVFIAYGQLIIHLPSPDYALETNAKFDSLLGFNARIIIASTISYLCAEPLNSFIMAKLKLKTAGKFMWFRFVGSTAVASCFDSFIFGFLAFYGTMPIHDLIIFNATMWLIKVTIEVLGLPLSLSLARRLKHAEGLDMYDVGTKFSLFSLEAKYLPINNRYQ